The following nucleotide sequence is from Verrucomicrobiota bacterium.
TATTTGGTACTTCAATGGAAGCGAAAAACTTCCCACCGCAGTAGTAGCCAAGCTGCGTGATCCGCTGAACGACGTTTTCGTCAGCGATGCCAGCATTTTCGAAATGGTCATAAAATATAGCTTGGGCAAGTTACCTTTGGCCAAACCGCCCTCACGATGGATGGATCCGCTCATTGGCAGGCATGGCCTTACGAAGCTTCCAGTGGATACCGCCGCTATATACGGACTTGTAAAATTACCGCTGTTGCACCGCGATCCGTTCGACCGGTTACTCGTAAGCCAGGCACAATGCAAAAACCTGGTATTGGTTACGAACTATCAGAAAATTCGGCAGTACAAAGTCAAGGTAACCTGGGATTGATGAACTCCGGGTTCGGGGAACCATCGCCACAAAGCAAGCGTTTAACCCATAATTTTTGAATACTCCTCATCTGTTCCACCAGTCATTCGGCCACATATGGTTAAACATAAATCGGTATCATATTAATACAAAATAACTAGGACAGGCACCTTTTCTATCTCTAGGACAGGCACCTTTTCTATCTACCTTGAAACAACGAATATTTGACCAGAAGACGTGGTTTCAATTCTTTGACGTCCGGGAAAAGGAAAACCGCTATTTTTTTTAAAAAAAATAATTCCCGGATATAAATGCCAAGAAAGAGCAATATACCTAAATTCCAGGCAATCCGAGAACCAGGGACTAGGAGCGCTTCGAAAGAATTGCAGGATTCACCATGCTAATCCCGTCTATTCCCTTAAAATCGGCTGGATTTAGAGTGAGAAGATTTTGCAACCCATGCTCAAGCATGGTGGCGGCAATGTTGCCATCATGAATGTGCTTACCACTCAGATTATGCTTCCGAATGATTGAGACGAGTCTTTCAACAACAAAGGCATTTTCCTCAAGCAAGTGAATACAGGACCTGAACTCAGCAAGATTGCTCAGCGCGCTCTTGGGACGCATTCCAAGTCCATTGTTCAACTTAGGGCGGGTAGCCACAACTAGATATTCACGAAATACTTGACCGTTGGTGAACAATGAAAACTCACCAGACTGCGAGGTTTCAATAACTTTCAAGCAGTCCACATGATGCTGGCGATCTGCATCACTGGCCGTTAAAAGAATATTCGTGTCTACAAAGAGTCGCTTATCTTCCGAGGTCATCGTAGATCTCATCGCGGTTCCAGGTAGAGGCACTATCACCAGAATGAACGATATGAAGCTTCAACTTTCTATCGACAGCGCTATCTGCCGGAATCATTTGTGCCGCAGTTTCCAAGAGCACTTGGACCTCTTTCTGAAGAGAACGCCTGTGCCGTGCAGCCCGTCGTTTGAGTCCCGCCAAGGTCTCCTCACGAAGATCACGAATATGTATCGATTTCATACCAGTATCATTATGATACCACTTACACTTGTCAAGCTATGAAATCCAAAGGAAAGGGTAAAAAGATGACATGGGAGGATTGTCAGAGGCGAATGAACCGCCTAAACTCACAATCTTATGAAGAATGCAATAATCATTACTCCCACATCATCGAAGAAACAGACTGAAGCGATAGTGGCTCGGCACTCAGCTGTTTAAAAAATTCACATTGCACCTCAGGACATACAAAACAAAGTCAAGGTTCCATGTATAACAAAGTTGACATAATAGATAAAACAAAGTTCTAATACCAATTGAAACAAAGTTGACATGAGACTTGGCCAGAAAGAGATATCCCAATCGCTAAAGAATGTTCAGGAGAAATTCCCAAATGGAATTGTTCGAGGTGCGGCTTTAGCTGAATCTGACAGACTTCGGCTTTTAAGGTCGGGCTGGCTGGTGCCGCTAATCAAGGGATGGTATGCTCTTCGGACACCAGATGCTGATCCTGGCGATGTCACCTTTTGGGGAATCCATTATTGGGATTTCGTAAGTGCGTATTTGGACTTTCGTTTTAAAGGTGAATATTCTTTGTCAGCTGAACACTCGCTGGATCTGCACACAGGAAACCTTTCAATTCCCGACCAATTGATCGTCTTGGCCCCCAGTGGAGGGACTTCAATCCTTAAGCTGCCGAACGG
It contains:
- a CDS encoding type II toxin-antitoxin system VapC family toxin, with the protein product MGFLLDTCVVIWYFNGSEKLPTAVVAKLRDPLNDVFVSDASIFEMVIKYSLGKLPLAKPPSRWMDPLIGRHGLTKLPVDTAAIYGLVKLPLLHRDPFDRLLVSQAQCKNLVLVTNYQKIRQYKVKVTWD
- a CDS encoding type II toxin-antitoxin system VapC family toxin, producing MTSEDKRLFVDTNILLTASDADRQHHVDCLKVIETSQSGEFSLFTNGQVFREYLVVATRPKLNNGLGMRPKSALSNLAEFRSCIHLLEENAFVVERLVSIIRKHNLSGKHIHDGNIAATMLEHGLQNLLTLNPADFKGIDGISMVNPAILSKRS